From the Primulina tabacum isolate GXHZ01 chromosome 15, ASM2559414v2, whole genome shotgun sequence genome, one window contains:
- the LOC142527375 gene encoding uncharacterized protein LOC142527375 isoform X2: MSVACCLPLVECVSCLACLRWVWKKFQYTAGHESQNWGLATATEFEPVPRLCRYILSIYEEDIKNPLWAPPEGYGINPVWVVSKKDYEDTLGRVSPYMIYLDHENSDIVVAIRGLNLAKECDFLLLLDNKLGQTTFDGGYVHNGLLKAAQYVLEEECDILRNLVEENPDYTLTFAGHSLGAGVVTLLTMLVVKNREKLGYIERKRIRSFAVAPARCISLNLAVRYADVINSVVLQDDFLPRTTVALENLFKSLFCFPCLLCVMCLKDTCTLEEKMLKDPRRLYAPGRLYHIIVRKPFSCDEISPHVRTAVPVDGRFEHMVLSCNLTSDHAIIWILQESQRALGYSLCKKSSQLWVFLQLRRWNGRHRLPKNTRRSTEQQ; encoded by the exons ATGTCTGTTGCCTGCTGTCTCCCACTTGTTGAATGTGTATCGTGTTTAGCTTGCCTTCGTTGGGTGTGGAAGAAATTCCAATACACCGCAGGCCATGAAAGCCAAAACTGGGGTCTTGCAACAGCCACTGAATTCGAGCCCGTACCTCGACTCTGTCGATATATCCTATCCATCTATGAAGAAGATATTAAAAACCCCCTTTGGGCTCCTCCCGAAGGGTATGGAATCAATCCAGTTTGGGTGGTATCAAAAAAAGATTATGAGGATACACTTGGGAGAGTTTCGCCGTACATGATTTACCTTGATCACGAGAACTCTGATATAGTAGTAGCGATTAGAGGGCTTAATTTGGCTAAAGAATGTGATTTTCTGCTCTTACTTGATAACAAATTGGGACAGACGACATTTGATGGCGGTTATGTTCATAACGGGCTTTTGAAGGCAGCTCAATACGTTCTTGAAGAAGAGTGTGATATTTTAAGAAATCTTGTTGAGGAGAATCCTGATTATACTTTGACGTTTGCTGGACATTCGCTTGGTGCAGGAGTCGTAACATTGCTAACTATGTTGGTAGTGAAGAATAGAGAAAAACTGGGGTACATTGAGAGGAAAAGAATTAGGAGCTTCGCAGTTGCTCCTGCTCGGTGTATATCTTTGAACTTGGCCGTGAGATATGCAGATGTAATTAATTCGGTTGTGCTTCAG GATGATTTCTTACCCCGTACCACAGTTGCACTGGAAAATCTCTTCAAATCCCTTTTCTG TTTCCCTTGTCTGCTGTGCGTAATGTGCTTGAAAGATACTTGCACACTAGAAGAAAAAATGCTCAAGGATCCAAGACGCTTGTATGCACCTGGTCGCCTCTATCACATAATCGTGCGGAAGCCCTTCAG TTGTGATGAAATTTCACCTCATGTAAGGACAGCAGTACCTGTGGATGGTAGATTTGAGCACATGGTCCTCTCATGCAACTTAACTTCAGATCACGCCATTATTTGGATACTCCAAGAATCTCAAAGAGCGCTTGGT TACAGTCTATGCAAGAAGTCGAGCCAATTATGGGTATTCCTGCAGCTCAGAAGATGGAACGGCAGGCATCGCTTGCCAAAGAACACCAGGAGGAGCACCGAGCAGCAATAG
- the LOC142527670 gene encoding pentatricopeptide repeat-containing protein At4g33990-like has translation MSHALRCRVAHQLFEAITVRGPASYQVTANRGSRSNFPLKSPNLIDPFEYFNENDVPKSWASKISSLVRENQPREAIRVFKSILVNRRSSNFVTVLSVIKAVGLIGSKDMVFGIHGYAIKVGCIDSEVSVVTALVGVYSSFDMGNAWKLFNQTANRDVVLWSAMVSACVSNGEYLEAFKLLKEMVFFGVQPNHVTVASILPVCAGLGALNIGREIHDHCIKKVFYTHTVFQNSLLGMYARCGDLKTALLVFNDMQNKDIVSWRIVIHGCVENESPRQALELFLKFRCSSFEKVDEFIILEVIGAYSELVENFIRNGFHSLVLKTGFTEFVFVVTELLQVYAKFGYIESARSLFDQLDRKDLIAWSAMISVYAQSSRPNDAFVLLRQMQLANQKPNEFSYVSLLQACISNNAIEIGESIQAQIIKDGYSNNTFIMSSLIDMYCRFGKVRQGESIFSENFTNDFMCWSSMINGYAINGCGEEVLECFSNMLSLGIEPNDIIFISVLSSCSHSGLEYEGWNWFYTMEETYGIRPNLAHYACMVDMLSRQGNVEEALEFVYKMPIQPDKRIWGALLAGVQNTRGNTDILELVVKKLNSLDPENTSYLVVLSNLYAEHGRWEGVEKLRNMIDNKSLKKTMGYTTVLS, from the coding sequence ATGTCCCATGCGTTGCGCTGTAGAGTCGCACACCAACTGTTCGAGGCAATCACCGTGAGAGGCCCTGCATCTTATCAGGTCACAGCAAACCGCGGAAGCCGCAGTAATTTTCCTCTAAAAAGCCCAAATTTGATCGATCCTTTTGAGTATTTTAACGAGAACGACGTCCCAAAATCATGGGCGTCAAAAATATCGAGTTTGGTTAGGGAAAACCAGCCCCGAGAGGCCATACGCGTCTTCAAGTCAATTCTCGTAAACAGACGAAGCTCGAATTTTGTGACGGTTTTGAGTGTGATCAAGGCTGTTGGTTTGATTGGATCAAAAGATATGGTGTTTGGGATTCATGGGTATGCAATAAAAGTGGGGTGTATTGATTCAGAAGTATCGGTTGTAACAGCGCTTGTTGGTGTCTACTCTTCTTTTGATATGGGAAATGCCTGGAAATTATTTAATCAGACAGCTAATAGAGACGTAGTGTTGTGGAGTGCAATGGTTTCAGCATGTGTGAGCAATGGTGAGTATCTTGAGGCCTTTAAGTTATTAAAGGAAATGGTATTTTTCGGCGTGCAGCCAAATCATGTGACAGTTGCAAGTATATTGCCTGTGTGTGCTGGTCTTGGTGCATTGAATATCGGGAGAGAAATTCATGATCATTGTATCAAAAAGGTATTTTATACTCACACAGTTTTTCAAAATTCGCTCCTGGGTATGTATGCTAGATGTGGGGATTTGAAGACAGCACTTCTTGTTTTCAATGACATGCAGAATAAGGATATTGTTTCTTGGAGGATTGTGATACACGGTTGTGTTGAAAATGAATCTCCACGACAGGCATTAGAGCTCTTTCTTAAATTCCGATGTTCTAGTTTTGAGAAAGTAGATGAATTTATCATCCTAGAAGTAATCGGAGCTTATTCTGAACTGGTTGAGAATTTTATCAGGAATGGATTTCATAGCCTTGTTCTGAAAACAGGATTTACTGAATTTGTTTTTGTAGTTACTGAGCTTCTTCAAGTGTATGCAAAATTTGGCTATATTGAGTCTGCTAGAAGCTTATTCGACCAGCTTGATAGGAAAGATCTTATTGCCTGGAGTGCGATGATCTCAGTTTACGCTCAGAGTAGTCGACCTAATGATGCTTTTGTTCTTTTAAGACAGATGCAATTAGCAAACCAGAAACCTAATGAGTTCTCTTATGTTAGTTTGTTACAAGCTTGCATTTCAAATAATGCTATAGAGATTGGAGAAAGCATACAAGCACAAATCATAAAAGACGGATATTCAAACAACACGTTTATAATGTCATCTTTAATTGACATGTACTGCAGATTTGGAAAAGTTAGGCAAGGTGAGTCCATTTTCAGTGAAAATTTCACCAATGATTTCATGTGTTGGAGTTCAATGATTAATGGTTATGCGATCAATGGCTGCGGGGAAGAGGTTCTTGAGTGTTTTTCGAACATGCTGTCTTTAGGTATAGAACCTaatgatataatttttatttcggTTCTCTCTTCTTGTAGCCACAGTGGTCTTGAGTACGAGGGTTGGAACTGGTTTTACACGATGGAAGAGACATATGGTATTAGACCAAATCTTGCTCACTATGCTTGCATGGTGGACATGCTTAGCCGACAAGGAAACGTTGAAGAGGCTCTCGAGTTTGTGTATAAAATGCCTATTCAACCAGATAAGCGGATATGGGGAGCTCTTCTTGCTGGGGTTCAAAATACTCGTGGAAATACTGATATTTTAGAACTTGTGGTCAAGAAACTAAACAGTTTGGACCCCGAAAATACCAGCTACTTGGTTGTTCTTTCCAACTTGTATGCAGAGCATGGTAGATGGGAAGGAGTTGAGAAGTTGAGAAACATGATAGACAACAAATCTTTGAAGAAAACTATGGGCTATACCACTGTTTTGAGCTAG
- the LOC142527375 gene encoding uncharacterized protein LOC142527375 isoform X1, which translates to MSVACCLPLVECVSCLACLRWVWKKFQYTAGHESQNWGLATATEFEPVPRLCRYILSIYEEDIKNPLWAPPEGYGINPVWVVSKKDYEDTLGRVSPYMIYLDHENSDIVVAIRGLNLAKECDFLLLLDNKLGQTTFDGGYVHNGLLKAAQYVLEEECDILRNLVEENPDYTLTFAGHSLGAGVVTLLTMLVVKNREKLGYIERKRIRSFAVAPARCISLNLAVRYADVINSVVLQDDFLPRTTVALENLFKSLFCFPCLLCVMCLKDTCTLEEKMLKDPRRLYAPGRLYHIIVRKPFSCDEISPHVRTAVPVDGRFEHMVLSCNLTSDHAIIWILQESQRALGSMQEVEPIMGIPAAQKMERQASLAKEHQEEHRAAIERAISLEVPQAYSASYGTFQEPELGENSSSNADFSYLSLKSRDEIYETTPVLAADHL; encoded by the exons ATGTCTGTTGCCTGCTGTCTCCCACTTGTTGAATGTGTATCGTGTTTAGCTTGCCTTCGTTGGGTGTGGAAGAAATTCCAATACACCGCAGGCCATGAAAGCCAAAACTGGGGTCTTGCAACAGCCACTGAATTCGAGCCCGTACCTCGACTCTGTCGATATATCCTATCCATCTATGAAGAAGATATTAAAAACCCCCTTTGGGCTCCTCCCGAAGGGTATGGAATCAATCCAGTTTGGGTGGTATCAAAAAAAGATTATGAGGATACACTTGGGAGAGTTTCGCCGTACATGATTTACCTTGATCACGAGAACTCTGATATAGTAGTAGCGATTAGAGGGCTTAATTTGGCTAAAGAATGTGATTTTCTGCTCTTACTTGATAACAAATTGGGACAGACGACATTTGATGGCGGTTATGTTCATAACGGGCTTTTGAAGGCAGCTCAATACGTTCTTGAAGAAGAGTGTGATATTTTAAGAAATCTTGTTGAGGAGAATCCTGATTATACTTTGACGTTTGCTGGACATTCGCTTGGTGCAGGAGTCGTAACATTGCTAACTATGTTGGTAGTGAAGAATAGAGAAAAACTGGGGTACATTGAGAGGAAAAGAATTAGGAGCTTCGCAGTTGCTCCTGCTCGGTGTATATCTTTGAACTTGGCCGTGAGATATGCAGATGTAATTAATTCGGTTGTGCTTCAG GATGATTTCTTACCCCGTACCACAGTTGCACTGGAAAATCTCTTCAAATCCCTTTTCTG TTTCCCTTGTCTGCTGTGCGTAATGTGCTTGAAAGATACTTGCACACTAGAAGAAAAAATGCTCAAGGATCCAAGACGCTTGTATGCACCTGGTCGCCTCTATCACATAATCGTGCGGAAGCCCTTCAG TTGTGATGAAATTTCACCTCATGTAAGGACAGCAGTACCTGTGGATGGTAGATTTGAGCACATGGTCCTCTCATGCAACTTAACTTCAGATCACGCCATTATTTGGATACTCCAAGAATCTCAAAGAGCGCTTGGT TCTATGCAAGAAGTCGAGCCAATTATGGGTATTCCTGCAGCTCAGAAGATGGAACGGCAGGCATCGCTTGCCAAAGAACACCAGGAGGAGCACCGAGCAGCAATAGAGAGGGCAATCTCACTGGAAGTTCCTCAAGCCTACTCAGCGTCTTATGGAACTTTTCAGGAACCCGAGCTAGGTGAAAATTCAAGTAGCAATGCAGATTTTTCTTATTTGTCTTTAAAAAGTCGAGACGAGATATATGAAACAACACCTGTTTTGGCTGCAGAtcatttgtag